The following are encoded together in the Drosophila biarmipes strain raj3 chromosome 3L, RU_DBia_V1.1, whole genome shotgun sequence genome:
- the LOC108030503 gene encoding mucin-2 encodes MKLTPICLLVSFVLLQCVEHSESCFEPCKEGARREHHRVIHRETHRECHKEPHKRGPGPVRPPRRRVTLRPRHRVTRRIIRHRRKIHHRTTRSIPVPPHEHTTHRTEQTNPPCNEKTTHRTCTKHTNPPCTEETSTASSKASSEPASRPCTDSTTNRIPRSENTTVTNPTCTEETTTPCSENTTVTNPTCTEETTTPCPETTAEPTNSPSIDNSTTTSTTTEEPCGCKSSHPPGWNPGGPIQTLPPTTTDEPCGSISSHPPGWNPGGAIHTSTPKTTKEPCGCESSHPPGWNPSGPISTTPSTNTQRPCGSGEKNPPGRNPGGPIIPIPNIPGHFGPGPVIPSNGENGLGPHCPGGKNPGGPLIPVPKIPGPFEPVPTFPGPLGPGPVIPIRGGSGCGCPNECPPKEELSEDLRILQDKIQLLLDECLRQNQSC; translated from the exons ATGAAGCTTACTCCCATCTGCTTACTGG TGAGCTTCGTGCTGCTGCAATGTGTGGAGCACAGTGAATCCTGCTTTGAGCCCTGCAAAGAAGGTGCCCGAAGGGAACATCATAGGGTAATTCATAGGGAAACTCATAGGGAATGTCACAAGGAACCTCATAAACGAGGACCAGGACCCGTGAGGCCCCCTAGGAGACGTGTGACACTAAGACCCAGGCATCGTGTCACTAGACGCATTATTCGACACAGGAGGAAGATACACCATAGGACCACCAGGAGCATTCCAGTTCCTCCTCACGAGCATACTACTCACAGAACTGAACAGACCAATCCACCTTGCAACGAGAAAACTACACACAGAACGTGTACTAAACATACCAATCCACCTTGCACTGAGGAGACTTCAACTGCTAGCTCTAAGGCTTCCTCTGAACCGGCCAGCCGACCTTGCACTGACAGTACTACCAATAGGATTCCAAGATCCGAAAATACTACAGTAACTAACCCAACCTGCACTGAAGAAACTACTACTCCTTGCTCCGAGAATACTACAGTAACTAACCCAACCTGCACTGAAGAAACTACTACTCCTTGCCCCGAGACCACTGCTGAACCGACCAATTCACCTAGCATAGACAATTCTACTACTACATCAACGACCACCGAGGAACCCTGTGGGTGTAAGTCGAGTCACCCACCTGGATGGAATCCTGGCGGTCCTATACAAACGTTACCTCCAACGACCACCGATGAACCCTGTGGAAGCATCTCGAGTCACCCGCCAGGATGGAATCCCGGCGGTGCCATACACACTTCAACTCCAAAGACCACCAAGGAACCCTGCGGCTGTGAGTCGAGTCACCCACCTGGGTGGAATCCTAGCGGCCCTATAAGTACCACCCCATCAACGAATACTCAAAGACCATGCGGAAGTGGTGAAAAAAATCCGCCAGGTAGGAATCCTGGCGGTCCTATAATACCCATACCCAATATTCCCGGGCACTTTGGACCCGGACCTGTTATTCCTAGCAACGGAGAAAACGGATTGGGACCCCATTGCCCAGGAGGAAAGAATCCCGGTGGTCCTTTAATACCAGTTCCCAAAATTCCTGGACCTTTCGAACCCGTTCCCACATTTCCTGGACCCTTAGGTCCTGGTCCAGTCATTCCCATTAGAGGAGGAAGTGGATGTGGCTGCCCCAATGAATGTCCACCCAAAGAGGAGCTTAGCGAGGATCTTCGAATACTACAGGACAAAATTCAGCTACTGCTTGACGAATGCCTCCGACAAAACCAAAGTTGTTAG
- the LOC108030543 gene encoding uncharacterized protein LOC108030543, whose amino-acid sequence MQMARVICFLLILGCVVVNAQAPDCRKLRETCNPCIRGLNNTINNVEYMNNGCREKVRGRYIWRNQTRCDLQVIACGAHKRKMDCLVIAELAGMPRRT is encoded by the exons atgcaaatggcACGAGTCATCTGTTTCCTGTTGATCCTTGGCTGTGTGGTTGTTAATGCCCAAGCTCCTGACTGTCGGAAGCTAAGGGAAACCTGCAATCCCTGCATCCGAGGACTGAATAATACCATAAACAACGTGGAGTACATGAACAACGGTTGCCGCGAGAAAGTACGTGGCAGATACATCTGGAGGAATCAAACTCGGTGCGACCTTCAGGTCATAGCTTGTGGAG CCCACAAGAGGAAAATGGACTGCCTGGTCATAGCCGAGCTTGCCGGCATGCCCAGACGTACTTAG
- the LOC108030551 gene encoding uncharacterized protein LOC108030551 codes for MSKLVFTLALCCILVAQILAQDASGRRFCDRLFDDCRREESKVGTEDDTVGLFNAYCGRHDRNWKRITRCELVRASCILTMVRCDNGTCKNVAESLRPN; via the exons ATGTCGAAACTTGTGTTCACATTGG CTCTTTGCTGCATTTTGGTGGCCCAGATCCTGGCTCAGGATGCTTCGGGTCGCCGTTTCTGCGATCGTTTATTCGACGACTGTCGTCGCGAGGAATCCAAGGTGGGAACTGAGGACGACACCGTTGGGCTCTTCAACGCCTACTGCGGACGACACGACCGGAACTGGAAGAGGATAACCCGATGCGAACTGGTCCGGGCCTCGTGCATTT TGACCATGGTTCGCTGTGACAACGGGACTTGCAAAAATGTGGCCGAAAGCCTTCGACCTAATTAA
- the LOC127010868 gene encoding uncharacterized protein LOC127010868 isoform X1: MQLGKIMLIISLFCYVVTRGLSTDCRTIEEHCSRCLLKLNDSYNQLEVVNNGCRHKLIENYIWEDQDLCDMLVIACEQAGKKKKDCSTIARVKQMRSVKEL, from the exons ATGCAGTTGGGTAAAATAATGTTGATCATTTCCCTTTTTTGTTATGTAGTCACTCGTGGACTATCTACTGATTGTCGGACAATAGAGGAGCACTGTTCACGTTGCCTTTTAAAACTCAACGATAGCTATAACCAGTTGGAGGTCGTAAACAATGGATGCAGGCATAAGTTGATCGAAAACTACATCTGGGAGGATCAGGACCTCTGCGATATGCTGGTGATCGCCTGTGAAC aagctgggaaaaagaaaaaggattGCTCAACAATCGCAAGGGTTAAACAAATGCGCAGCGTTAAGGAACTCTAA
- the LOC127010868 gene encoding uncharacterized protein LOC127010868 isoform X2 — protein sequence MQLGKIMLIISLFCYVVTRGLSTDCRTIEEHCSRCLLKLNDSYNQLEVVNNGCRHKLIENYIWEDQDLCDMLVIACEPGKKKKDCSTIARVKQMRSVKEL from the exons ATGCAGTTGGGTAAAATAATGTTGATCATTTCCCTTTTTTGTTATGTAGTCACTCGTGGACTATCTACTGATTGTCGGACAATAGAGGAGCACTGTTCACGTTGCCTTTTAAAACTCAACGATAGCTATAACCAGTTGGAGGTCGTAAACAATGGATGCAGGCATAAGTTGATCGAAAACTACATCTGGGAGGATCAGGACCTCTGCGATATGCTGGTGATCGCCTGTGAAC ctgggaaaaagaaaaaggattGCTCAACAATCGCAAGGGTTAAACAAATGCGCAGCGTTAAGGAACTCTAA
- the LOC108030501 gene encoding uncharacterized protein LOC108030501 encodes MSKSVLTLALCCFLMVEIQADTDRKRLHETCMRVFGKCIKNEDKLGRQDDTSQLFNEFCRRSDSGWSDLSRCDLLRVACLSTVRDCESPTCKNVAHRMNLCPTDNIPSVSSAHID; translated from the exons ATGTCGAAATCTGTCTTGACACTTG CTCTTTGCTGCTTTTTGATGGTCGAAATTCAAGCCGATACTGACAGAAAAAGACTGCATGAAACTTGCATGCGCGTTTTCGGGAAGTGTATTAAAAATGAAGACAAATTAGGAAGGCAGGACGATACTTCTCAGCTTTTTAACGAGTTTTGTCGACGTTCGGATTCCGGTTGGTCAGACCTCAGCCGATGTGATCTTCTACGAGTAGCCTGTTTAT CTACTGTACGCGATTGTGAAAGTCCGACTTGTAAGAATGTTGCCCACCGGATGAATCTTTG CCCCACAGATAATATCCCATCAGTTTCATCAGCTCACATTGATTGA
- the LOC108030549 gene encoding LOW QUALITY PROTEIN: uncharacterized protein LOC108030549 (The sequence of the model RefSeq protein was modified relative to this genomic sequence to represent the inferred CDS: inserted 1 base in 1 codon) yields MKCVCIFPLIIILCCLSIEAQRLNCSRIRENCRPCTRRLVDPINNLEFIXDCREKVRERWIWRDVRRCDMQIVACENHETRLDCENVARITGMRRIR; encoded by the exons ATGAAGTGCGTTTGCATTTTCCCCCTAATTATTATCCTTTGCTGCCTGTCAATTGAGGCACAGCGTTTAAATTGCAGCAGGATTCGAGAAAATTGTCGTCCTTGTACTCGTCGTTTAGTGGATCCAATTAACAATCTGGAGTTCA GAGATTGTAGGGAAAAAGTCAGGGAACGTTGGATTTGGCGGGATGTAAGGCGTTGCGATATGCAAATTGTTGCGTGCGAAA ATCATGAGACCAGATTGGATTGCGAGAATGTGGCTAGGATAACTGGAATGAGAAGGATCCGCTAA
- the LOC108030545 gene encoding uncharacterized protein LOC108030545: MWKTSLLLVLCALHLSYIQAQTNREYCENVYTDCQRFTPRIGRFDETIDSFNRHCRRERRGRWNNVSRCEMEKATCLLILRRCDDLSCNNIADILEL, translated from the exons ATGTGGAAAACATCGCTTCTCTTAG TCCTTTGTGCTCTGCACTTGTCTTATATTCAAGCCCAAACTAATCGAGAGTACTGTGAGAATGTGTACACCGATTGTCAACGATTTACTCCCAGAATAGGGCGATTCGATGAGACTATAGATTCCTTCAACCGACATTGTCGCCGGGAGCGCCGAGGAAGATGGAATAATGTCTCTCGGTGTGAAATGGAAAAGGCCACCTGCCTTC ttatCTTACGCCGCTGTGATGACTTGTCATGCAATAACATTGCCGATATCTTGGAATTGTAG
- the LOC108030554 gene encoding uncharacterized protein LOC108030554, which produces MFLIILLLVVSVFDGSESGYFGDLFKCNDLLLRCRGTELTAGKYDDIVLQINRNCSQEIGSQWSNITRCELEATKCLVTQMNGMELNCENIADIMHL; this is translated from the exons atgtttttaataatattgctGCTGG TTGTTAGTGTGTTTGATGGAAGTGAAAGTGGCTATTTTGGGGATCTCTTCAAGTGCAATGATCTGCTGCTAAGGTGTCGGGGAACTGAGTTAACAGCGGGAAAGTACGATGACATTGTACTTCAGATTAATCGAAACTGCAGTCAAGAAATTGGATCCCAGTGGAGCAACATCACCCGATGCGAATTGGAAGCTACAAAATGTTTAG TAACTCAGATGAATGGAATGGAATTAAATTGTGAAAATATAGCCGACATAATGCATTTGTga
- the LOC108030699 gene encoding sulfotransferase 1 family member D1-like, protein MDYEKANSSFALIRNPFLEKSSLYPSATDSISFCDAIKSSPRFIKSHLPAQLLPAQLWKLGRKIIYVARNPKDVVVPSYHFLTALNHWQGSLDELVDEFVSDKLPYTPYWEHVIDFYRLRDEKNIFFVTYEEMSRDLSGVIRRLSRFLGCNDLSESEMDKLLSHLSFKNMKGSKFGDHTALMKMLNNAGDDYQFLRRGIVGSYKDELSSENKDKIDKYTSTFLEKYGLTESDIFGVL, encoded by the exons ATGGATTACGAAAAAGCTAACAGCAGTTTTGCATTGATTAGGAATCCCTTTTTGGA GAAGTCTTCACTCTATCCTAGTGCTACGGATTCGATTTCATTTTGTGATGCCATTAAGTCCAGTCCTAGGTTTATAAAATCTCATTTGCCTGCCCAACTGCTACCCGCTCAACTGTGGAAACTGGGCCGCAAGATTATATACGTGGCCCGCAATCCTAAGGACGTTGTGGTCCCATCGTATCACTTTCTCACAGCACTAAATCATTGGCAAGGCAGCTTAGACGAATTGGTCGACGAATTTGTTTCCGATAAGCTTCCTTATACCCCTTACTGGGAGCACGTAATCGACTTTTATAGACTGCGCGATGAGAagaatattttctttgttaCCTACGAGGAAATGAGCCGAGACCTAAGTGGTGTTATCAGGAGACTATCGAGGTTCTTGGGCTGCAATGATCTAAGCGAAAGTGAAATGGATAAACTCCTAAGCCACTTAAGCTTTAAGAACATGAAAG GAAGTAAGTTTGGCGATCACACTGCCTTgatgaaaatgttaaataacgCGGGCGATGACTATCA ATTTCTGCGTCGTGGTATTGTCGGCTCCTACAAGGACGAGCTAAGTTCTGAGAACAAGGataaaattgataaatataCCTCCACTTTTCTGGAGAAGTATGGCCTTACAGAATCGGACATTTTTGGAGTTCTTTAA
- the LOC108030697 gene encoding putative inactive polypeptide N-acetylgalactosaminyltransferase 12: MELSPAVLKYSKYVFFLLWVLMVLLLLHRDLSRWDGLMGALSHPGLGENGTASYLGVPSLEIDAYTQGWQRYAYNSWLAERISLWRTLPDLRDPRCLNLTYAEDEMKPVSVILIFRNEQLVVLLRTLHSLVDRTPKHLFSELIILNDYSDVDFWKDKLSLSLFDSYVIRYIHPKARIMHLKEHMGLIQARVLASKQAKADNLVFIDAQVEFTKGWLTPLLSTISDQSLTLATPILDELDERNLAYHRSVEMRGIFDWSLRRREVPLPEHARNLLPRPYNVALARTSVFAIPAQWFQDLSHFDRNLRGSGAAELELSFKVWRTGGRIVRVPCSRVGHLQPKDQDYLKRYGSLHYMGKELLWNLKRIVEIWIDDQDLKSIIYKYNPDLVHFPLYDLSKSFRLFEDYDCQSFKSFIKEVMPELGDITPTNRSYYSSGLVKPLEFPKSCLTIHSERQTISLEPCKTSYTLQIWSLTYLHDLRIAKQICAEVQPDLKLGFDLCHMLGGRQSWHYDALHNHLVSNTKCLELGGQFNMFLAQCDKSNRKQRWILDNTNMSVMQSENN; the protein is encoded by the exons ATGGAACTTTCCCCGGCTGTgttaaaatattcgaaatACGTGTTCTTCTTACTATGGGTCCTTATGGTGCTCTTACTTCTGCACAGAGATCTGAGTCGTTGGGACGGTCTGATGGGAGCACTTTCTCACCCGGGACTGGGAGAAAACGGAACAGCCTCCTATTTAGGTGTGCCCTCCTTGGAAATCGATGCGTATACGCAGGGTTGGCAGCGTTACGCCTACAACTCCTGGTTGGCGGAGAGAATCTCCCTGTGGCGAACATTGCCGGACTTACGAGATCCTCGCTGCCTAAACCTGACATACGCTGAGGATGAAATGAAACCAGTCAGTGTAATCTTGATCTTTCGCAACGAACAGCTCGTAGTCCTGCTAAGGACATTGCACAGTTTGGTGGACAGAACTCCGAAGCACCTTTTCTCCGAACTTATCATATTGAACGATTACAGTGATGTGGACTTCTGGAAGGACAAATTATCGCTTTCCTTATTCGACAGCTATGTGATCAGGTATATTCATCCAAAAGCGCGAATAATGCATCTTAAAGAACACATGGGCCTAATCCAAGCCCGCGTTTTGGCCTCGAAGCAGGCCAAGGCCGATAACCTGGTTTTCATCGACGCACAAGTGGAATTCACCAAGGGCTGGTTGACCCCGTTGCTTAGTACAATTTCGGATCAGAGTCTCACCCTGGCCACTCCCATTCTGGATGAGCTTGATGAGCGAAATCTGGCCTACCATCGCTCAGTCGAGATGCGAGGAATTTTCGATTGGAGTCTGAGACGACGGGAAGTTCCCCTTCCAGAGCATGCGAGGAATCTGCTTCCAAGACCCTACAATGTGGCTTTGGCGAGAACTTCCGTGTTTGCCATTCCGGCACAGTGGTTTCAGGATCTCTCGCATTTCGATAGAAATCTCAGAGGGTCTGGCGCCGCTGAGCTCGAACTAAGTTTTAAGGTCTGGAGAACTGGTGGGCGTATAGTCCGAGTTCCGTGCTCCAGAGTTGGACATTTGCAGCCTAAGGATCAGGACTACCTGAAGCGGTATGGTAGTCTCCATTATATGGGCAAAGAACTTTTATGG AACCTCAAACGCATCGTGGAAATTTGGATAGATGATCAAGATCTGAAGTCGATCATCTACAAATACAACCCCGATCTCGTACATTTTCCCTTGTACGATCTAAGTAAATCTTTTAGATTATTCGAAGATTACGACTGCCAATCGTTCAAATCGTTTATAAAAGAAGTTATGCCGGAACTAGGAGACATTACACCCACCAATCGTTCGTATTACTCCTCCGGATTGGTAAAACCTCTGGAATTTCCCAAAAGCTGCCTTACAATTCATTCAGAAAGACAGACCATTAGTCTGGAGCCCTGCAAAACAAGTTATACCCTTCAGATATGGAGTCTTACCTACCTCCACGATCTCCGAATCGCCAAACAAATCTGCGCCGAGGTGCAACCCGATTTAAAGTTGGGTTTCGATTTGTGCCACATGTTGGGGGGTCGGCAAAGTTGGCACTATGATGCACTTCACAACCATCTGGTAAGCAACACGAAGTGTCTGGAATTGGGAGGTCAGTTCAACATGTTTTTGGCTCAGTGCGATAAATCGAATAGAAAACAGAGATGGATACTCGACAATACCAATATGAGCGTCATGcaatcggaaaataattaG